Within the Gossypium raimondii isolate GPD5lz chromosome 12, ASM2569854v1, whole genome shotgun sequence genome, the region taacctaaaatttttgtttgaaataatgatttaacgttccacgtcagcttaccattacaccattaacgacaattaacggctcagtgactaaaatgttacaacacgataacgtaagtgattaaaatgtaacatttcaaacataagtgactgaaatgtaacctaaggtaaacaaaagtgacaatgggtgtagtttaccctaaaataaaaaattttctaaaaaaacatttcatttccccttaaaaaacagaaaataggGGGTGCCCCCTTCACGCCGCCGCCGCCGCTGTGGAGCCACCGTGTTCAGCGCTCGAAACCAACGCTCGAAACTAGGTAAACGCCCCTCCACTCTCCCTTTTCtcgtatttgtttaaaaaaaaagaagaaaaatgaaatcgaaaaaacagtaaaaagaaaatgaaaaacgaAACCCAGTGGTCACCTTCAAAAATTGTTTCCTTTGATTCTCCCTTTCCCTTTTTTCAATGAccttttttgatacaatattcGTAACCCCCCAATCGGTTTTACAATCCCTTTTTTATACCcccaaaacaataataaaaatcatccgTTGTGCTGTGGTTCGTGGTTTGATTTTGCTGCAGGTGGGTACTGGAAGAGACATGCGCGACGTGGGCAGTTATTGTGCATTCGTGCGTGGAGATAGTTGCTGCGACGTGGGGCAATGGTGGCGCCGATCTGCTACTTAGGGTTAGGCTAGGTTAGATTTGAGTTATTGGGCCAAATGTATTTGGCTGTATTGGGCCAAATGTGAACTGTGTAAGCAGTTTTGGGCCTCGGGCAACAATTGGGTATTACAAAGTATATctatgaaatgatttatttttgagtgtgctatatataaataatatgaaataaataataaaaagagtaaaagaacaaaaaaaaataggagAGCAAAAGAGAAGttctaaataagttaattaattattcaagtttattatattaaagtattttttttattttactttaaaaattttttcaaatatgtataatttcAAGTTTACGTGCTCTAACAtagaattagttatattgtaacaaaatcttaatttaacacgtttaattatttaatttaactcaaataatttcatttcacttgtctcaattcgaaaaaatttcaaatcaaattagaataataaaatatgactcatcaactcgattaaactcgaattttttttacttaaatcaatTTCATTAAATCATCTAAACATAATATTTAGTTATAGAGTATATCAAATTAAtcctaatattaaaaaattccaGTGGTAAACCGGTAAACAAGTGCCCAACATCCTAAAATCCCCGGCGCGACCGCTTTACACATTTAAACCCCAACCAGAACTAAAAACACACACAAATATGGAGAGCAACTCAGGCGGCGAAGACACCGTAGCAACCATCAAATCAATTCGGACCCAACTCGAAACCCGAATCCAAGACCAACATGCCACCCACCTCGACCTCCTTGCCTCCCTCCAAACTCTGGATCCTAACATCGTTCCCACCCTCGATCTTTCCCTCCGTTTCGTCTCCGCCTTCAACCGCCGCCCTTTCTCTCCCACTCCTCCACTCCCCACGCCTAAAAAGATCTCCCACCCGCCCCAACACCCGCCCAACCACTCCGTACCCGACCCGAAACAGCTCGCCCTTGTTAAACCTGAAGGAGGCGACAAGTTCGCTGACGAGAGCGGCAACCCATTGTCGGTGATGAGAGCCATGGTGGCTGAGTGTTTACTTCAGAGAGTACCGTTTAAAGCGATCGATTCGTCTACGGTTTTGAGGAAGTTAGAGAACGACGAGAATATAACTACGGCGGAGAAGGCTGCGATGCGTGAACTGGGAGGCGATTCTGGGGCCATTGTCGCGGTGGAAATGGCTTTGAGGTCAATGGCGGAGGATAACGGCGGCCTTGAGATCGAAGAGTTTGTGGTCGGCGGCAAAAGCAGAGTTATGGTACTTAGCATCGACCGAACATGGTTAGTTCGAGAATTACCCGAAGAacctcaaaatcatcaaaaaagagaaaggatAAACAACGTTAACGAAAGTGAGAACTTGAAAATGAATAGTAACAGCAATAACGAGTGGCTAGCACCGAGACAAATGAGTGAAATTTGGATGGGAGGGGGAGACCCTGGCATGATGTATCCGCCGGGTGGCCCAATGGCAGGCCCTAGAGGTCGGGGAATGGGGATGATGGGAAGGCCACCGATGGCACCAAACAGTGGCCTTTTGCCGTCACAGAGACAGAGTACTGAGGAAGATGATTTGAAGGATTTGGAAGCTTTGTTGAATAAGAAATCGTTTAAGGAAATGCAGAAATCAAAGACGGGTGAGGAGATTTTGAACATCATTAATCGCCCAACTGCTAGGGAAACAGCTGTGGCTGCTAAGGTACATTACATTGAAGTTcgtcaatatatatatatatatatatatacgctttttaaagttttcattttcttcttgtttaTTTGGTTGATTGTGTTCAAATTACTGGGTATAGTTTAAAAGCAAAGGAGGTTCTCAAGTGAGGGAGTATTGTTCAGCTTTAACCAAGGAGGATTGTCGAAGACAATCTGGCTCATTTCTTGCCTGTAAGAAGGTATTAAAGCAACAATTTAAACTGCATCATACACTTCCATATCGCTTGACAGTTTAGCAATGTCCTTTGATATATTCATTAGCTTGAAAGGTTGCATCATTGACCTTTAACCTATAGTGTTATTGTTGGTTTCATAGAAATGGTTGTTGCTGTATATAGCTATGTTTTATGTGGTGCTATCATTTGAACTTCCACAAATCATTTGTAGCTTTTAGAAGTATCCTTTTAGGATTCCTGATTTGCCTATTTGCAATGTTGTTTTACTggcttttataacttttttcaGGTGCATTTTAAGCGGATAATTGCTCCTCATACAGACATCAGTTTAGGGGATTGTTCATTTCTAGATACCTGCCGGCATATGAAGGTAATTTTTCTATAGCAAATAGATCAATCTTTTACTACCTTTCTTTCTGTTGTCATCTTATTACAACTAGTACTTGAGAGTAATGCCAATTCAATCATGTTTGATAGACTTGCAAATATGTCCACTACGAGCTTGACCAAACACAAGATGATCTTGGTCCTGAGAAACCTTTGAAGCCTCCACGTGCTGAGTATTGTTCGGAAGTGGAATTAGGTGAACCACAATGGATTAATTGTGATATCAGGAATTTTAGAATGGACATTTTGGGGCAGTTTGGTGTTATCATGGCAGATCCACCATGGGATATTCATATGGAGTTACCTTATGGAACAATGGCTGATGATGAGATGCGCAACCTTAACGTTCCTGCATTGCAGACTGATGGTCTGATATTCCTTTGGGTCACTGGACGTGCAATGGAGCTAGGACGGGAATGGTGCGTGCTTTTTTTtgaatgttaattaattaaaattatgtaataactGAAAGTTATCTTTTTTATGAGAAAACCTCAagttttttattcatatatgttaaAGTAATCATGCTTCTTGCAGTTTGGAACAATGGGGTTACAAACGGTGTGAGGAGATTATTTGGGTGAAAACAAATCAACTTCAGCGAATAATTAGAACAGGAAGAACAGGTCATTGGTTAAATCATAGTAAGGAGCATTGCCTTGTAGGAATCAAGGGAAATCCAGAAATAAATAAGAACATTGATACCGATGTCATTGTTGCTGAGGTTCGAGAGACTAGTCGCAAGCCAGATGAGGTTTGTGGACAATTTGGCTGCCCCATTTTACATTTATCTGTTTACACTTCTTGATGTCAGAAATGTTAGCTTAAGGATGCTGATGGCCATGCATtctgattttgaaatttttatgttgttaCTTCGTACATTATCATTTCAGTACATAAAAGGCCTCTCTTCATTGCTTTATGTTTTTGCAATGTCCCTGTCATGTAGTTATAGAACTTAACTGGAAACTTAACCATGCAGATGTACCCTATGCTGGAGAGGATCAGTCCAAGGACAAGGAAGCTTGAACTATTTGCTCGCATGCATAATACTCATGCAGGGTATGGTATCTTGAACCATTTTTCATACTTCAAAATTGTTCGTATATATTATCGTCTATCAGAGTGTGCCAACAGGGCATGTTTCGAGGATAAATAGATGAAGGACCTTGATGATCTCtaagcttaaataaattttacatttgttaTTGTCAGTACCTAATGTTGAATtcccttatttaatatattcttgGGAATCAACAATTTTCTACTGCTAAGCAATCTCCTTTACCCTTATTTTCCATCAGATGGATATCGCTTGGGAATCAGTTAAATGGAGTTAGACTGGTTGATGAAGGCCTAAGAGCAAGGTACAAGGCTGCCTACCCACATGTAGAAGTACAACCTCTCTCTCCTCCCAAAGCGTCTGCCATGGAAATAGACTCTACTTCTGCTAGAAGTCCCTTTGCAACAGAGTCAAGATCACAATTTGCGGATCCAGCTGCTCCCGATGCAGGCCATGCTCCCGAAGAGAGGGCAATGGCTGTAGATACTGATATGACCACCTGAAAACCTGACCTACCTTGGTTAATTCCCAGATACTAGTTCAAGGGCC harbors:
- the LOC105765337 gene encoding N6-adenosine-methyltransferase MT-A70-like — its product is MESNSGGEDTVATIKSIRTQLETRIQDQHATHLDLLASLQTLDPNIVPTLDLSLRFVSAFNRRPFSPTPPLPTPKKISHPPQHPPNHSVPDPKQLALVKPEGGDKFADESGNPLSVMRAMVAECLLQRVPFKAIDSSTVLRKLENDENITTAEKAAMRELGGDSGAIVAVEMALRSMAEDNGGLEIEEFVVGGKSRVMVLSIDRTWLVRELPEEPQNHQKRERINNVNESENLKMNSNSNNEWLAPRQMSEIWMGGGDPGMMYPPGGPMAGPRGRGMGMMGRPPMAPNSGLLPSQRQSTEEDDLKDLEALLNKKSFKEMQKSKTGEEILNIINRPTARETAVAAKFKSKGGSQVREYCSALTKEDCRRQSGSFLACKKVHFKRIIAPHTDISLGDCSFLDTCRHMKTCKYVHYELDQTQDDLGPEKPLKPPRAEYCSEVELGEPQWINCDIRNFRMDILGQFGVIMADPPWDIHMELPYGTMADDEMRNLNVPALQTDGLIFLWVTGRAMELGRECLEQWGYKRCEEIIWVKTNQLQRIIRTGRTGHWLNHSKEHCLVGIKGNPEINKNIDTDVIVAEVRETSRKPDEMYPMLERISPRTRKLELFARMHNTHAGWISLGNQLNGVRLVDEGLRARYKAAYPHVEVQPLSPPKASAMEIDSTSARSPFATESRSQFADPAAPDAGHAPEERAMAVDTDMTT